The Euleptes europaea isolate rEulEur1 chromosome 19, rEulEur1.hap1, whole genome shotgun sequence genome includes a window with the following:
- the PGD gene encoding 6-phosphogluconate dehydrogenase, decarboxylating, translating into MAQADIALIGLAVMGQNLILNMNDHGFVVCAFNRTVSKVDDFLAKEAKGTKVIGAHSLEEMVSKLKKPRRIILLVKAGSAVDDFINKLVPLLSAGDIIIDGGNSEYRDTTRRCKDLKEKGILFVGSGVSGGEEGARYGPSLMPGGAKEAWPHIKTIFQSIAAKVGTGEPCCDWVGDEGAGHFVKMVHNGIEYGDMQLICEAYHLMKDVLGMDHDEMAKVFEDWNKTELDSFLIEITANILKYCDADGKHLLPKIRDSAGQKGTGKWTAISALEYGIPVTLIGEAVFARCLSSLKDEREQASKLLSGPKVTQFSGDKATFLEDIRKALYASKIISYTQGFMLLRQAAEEFGWTLNYGAIALMWRGGCIIRSVFLGKIKEAFDRNPDLQNLLLDNFFKNAVEKSQESWRRAICTGVQTGIPMPCFTTALSFYDGYRHGTLPANLIQAQRDYFGAHTYELLSQPGKFIHTNWTGHGGTVSSSSYNA; encoded by the exons ATGGCCCA AGCAGACATTGCTTTGATCGGACTGGCCGTGATGGGGCAGAACTTGATCCTCAACATGAACGACCACGGCTTCGTG GTGTGCGCTTTCAACAGGACAGTTTCCAAAGTAGACGACTTCCTGGCGAAAGAAGCCAAGGGCACTAAAGTGATCGGGGCTCATTCCTTAGAAGAAATGGTCTCCAAGCTGAAGAAGCCCCGCCGGATCATCCTGCTGGTGAAGGCCGGAAGTGCTGTGGACGATTTCATCAACAAATTG GTGCCATTGCTGAGTGCCGGAGACATCATTATTGACGGAGGGAATTCTGAGTACAGGGATACCACG AGGCGTTGCAAGGACCTAAAAGAGAAGGGAATCTTGTTTGTCGGGAGCGGGGTTAGCGGTGGAGAAGAAGGTGCCCGGTATGGCCCCTCACTCATGCCAGGGGGTGCCAAAGAGGCCTG GCCTCACATCAAGACGATATTTCAGAGCATCGCAGCCAAAGTGGGAACTGGGGAGCCTTGCTGTGATTGG GTGGGGGACGAGGGTGCTGGACATTTTGTGAAGATGGTGCATAACGGGATTGAGTATGGAGACATGCAGTTGATCTGTGAGGCTTATCACCTGATGAAAGATGTGTTGGGTATGGACCATGACGAGATGGCCAAG GTGTTTGAGGACTGGAATAAGACAGAATTGGACTCTTTCCTAATTGAAATCACCGCCAACATCTTGAAGTACTGTGATGCTGACGGCAAACATTTGCTTCCCAAAATCAGGGACAGTGCCGGCCAGAAGGGCACAGGGAAATGGACTGCCATTTCTGCCTTGGAGTATGGTATCCCTGTCACTTTGATCG GGGAAGCGGTCTTTGCCCGATGTCTGTCTTCTCTCAAGGACGAAAGGGAGCAGGCCAGCAAGCTGCTCAGCGGACCCAAAGTCACTCAGTTTAGCGGTGATAAAGCTACCTTTCTGGAGGACATCCGCAAA GCCCTCTATGCTTCGAAGATTATTTCCTATACACAGGGCTTCATGCTGCTGAGGCAGGCGGCCGAAGAGTTTGGCTGGACGCTGAATTACGGAGCCATTGCCCTCATGTGGAGGGGAGGCTGTATCATCAGAAG TGTTTTCCTGGGGAAGATCAAGGAAGCGTTTGACCGCAATCCTGACCTCCAAAACCTATTGTTGGACAACTTTTTTAAGAACGCAGTGGAGAAATCTCAG GAATCCTGGCGACGTGCCATCTGCACAGGTGTCCAGACTGGCATCCCCATGCCATGTTTCACCACTGCACTTTCATTCTATGATGGGTACAGGCATGGTACTCTGCCAGCTAACCTGATTCAG GCTCAGCGGGATTATTTTGGTGCCCACACCTATGAACTGTTGTCACAGCCGGGCAAGTTCATCCACACTAACTGGACCGGGCATGGGGGCACGGTGTCCTCTTCATCATACAATGCCTAG